The Streptomyces sp. NBC_00670 genome window below encodes:
- the recR gene encoding recombination mediator RecR, whose product MYEGVVQDLIDELGRLPGVGPKSAQRIAFHILQAEPTDVRRLAQALLEVKAKVRFCAVCGNVAQEEQCAICRDPRRDPAVICVVEEPKDVVAIERTREFRGRYHVLGGAISPIEGVGPDDLRIRELLARLADGAVNELILATDPNLEGEATATYLARMIKPMGLKVTRLASGLPVGGDLEYADEVTLGRAFEGRRLLDV is encoded by the coding sequence TTGTACGAAGGCGTGGTCCAGGACCTCATCGACGAGCTGGGGCGGCTACCCGGCGTCGGTCCCAAGAGCGCGCAGCGGATCGCCTTCCACATCCTCCAGGCGGAGCCGACCGACGTACGGCGCCTCGCGCAGGCGCTGCTCGAGGTCAAGGCGAAGGTCCGCTTCTGCGCGGTGTGCGGCAACGTCGCCCAGGAGGAGCAGTGCGCCATCTGCCGTGACCCCCGTCGCGACCCGGCCGTCATCTGCGTGGTGGAGGAGCCGAAGGACGTGGTCGCCATCGAGCGCACCCGCGAGTTCCGCGGCCGGTACCACGTGCTGGGCGGCGCCATCAGCCCGATCGAGGGCGTCGGCCCCGACGATCTGCGCATCCGCGAGCTGCTCGCCCGGCTCGCGGACGGCGCGGTCAACGAGCTGATCCTGGCCACGGACCCCAACCTGGAGGGTGAGGCCACCGCCACGTACCTCGCCCGGATGATCAAACCCATGGGCCTCAAGGTCACCCGCCTGGCCAGCGGCCTCCCGGTGGGCGGCGACCTGGAATACGCGGACGAGGTCACCCTCGGCCGCGCCTTCGAGGGGAGACGACTCCTAGATGTCTGA
- a CDS encoding DUF5063 domain-containing protein produces the protein MSDATLHSKTQNPDDFAVQVADQIESFLVAVTEVARGDEPDSAVPFLLLEVSQLLLAGGRLGAHEDFLPEERYEPDPGPEPDVDELRERLARMLDPVDVYSEVFDPYEPRKAPVPARISDDLADVITDLRHGMAHYRAGRSTEALWWWQFSYFSNWGSTASATLRALQSLVAHVRLNQPLEELDGLDTDQDLGDEILAEEAGRVMAEEIGEPLGVRPVV, from the coding sequence ATGTCTGACGCCACGCTGCACTCCAAGACCCAGAACCCGGACGACTTCGCGGTCCAGGTCGCCGACCAGATCGAGAGCTTCCTGGTCGCCGTCACCGAGGTCGCCCGGGGCGACGAGCCGGACTCGGCCGTCCCGTTCCTCCTCCTGGAGGTCTCCCAGCTGCTGCTGGCCGGCGGCCGGCTCGGTGCGCACGAGGACTTCCTCCCCGAGGAGCGCTACGAGCCCGACCCGGGCCCCGAGCCGGACGTCGACGAACTGCGCGAACGCCTGGCCAGGATGCTGGACCCGGTGGACGTCTACTCGGAGGTCTTCGACCCCTACGAGCCCCGCAAGGCCCCGGTCCCGGCCCGCATCTCGGACGACCTCGCGGACGTCATCACCGACCTGCGCCACGGCATGGCCCACTACCGCGCGGGCCGCTCCACCGAGGCCCTGTGGTGGTGGCAGTTCTCTTACTTCTCCAACTGGGGCTCCACCGCCTCCGCCACCCTGCGCGCCCTCCAGTCCCTGGTCGCCCACGTCCGCCTCAACCAGCCCCTGGAGGAACTGGACGGCCTCGACACCGACCAGGATCTCGGCGACGAGATCCTCGCGGAGGAGGCGGGCCGGGTCATGGCGGAGGAGATCGGCGAGCCGCTGGGCGTGCGCCCGGTCGTCTGA
- a CDS encoding YbaB/EbfC family nucleoid-associated protein gives MIPGGGQPNMQQLLQQAQKMQADLAQAQEELARTEVDGQSGGGLVKATVTGSGELRALKIDPKAVDPEDTETLADLVVAAVQAANENAQTLQQQKLGPLAQGLGGGGIPGLPF, from the coding sequence GTGATCCCCGGTGGTGGCCAGCCCAACATGCAGCAGTTGCTGCAGCAGGCCCAGAAGATGCAAGCGGACCTCGCCCAGGCCCAGGAGGAACTGGCGCGCACGGAGGTCGACGGGCAGTCGGGCGGCGGCCTGGTGAAGGCGACCGTGACCGGTTCCGGCGAGCTCAGGGCGCTCAAGATCGACCCGAAGGCGGTGGACCCGGAGGACACCGAGACCCTCGCCGACCTGGTCGTCGCGGCCGTCCAGGCGGCCAACGAGAACGCGCAGACCCTCCAGCAGCAGAAGCTCGGCCCGCTGGCCCAGGGACTGGGCGGCGGCGGCATCCCCGGCCTGCCGTTCTGA